The Euleptes europaea isolate rEulEur1 chromosome 7, rEulEur1.hap1, whole genome shotgun sequence genomic sequence GCATTGCTAACCCAACGGAGTCATATTTATTCTTTATTCTCAGAGACAAATGTGACatttgttttgtaattttagCTTAAAATTTAATTTGTAAAGAACTGGAAAATACTGGCACCAATTCAAAATGTCCCCTTAAttggagaaaataataataataataatattcaaaGGACCTCAAACTAGTCAGCTGGTCACTGGGTGAGGTAACCTGACTATGCCAGGAAATTGTGTGTTACTCGAGCACACCAGGCAGAACTTTCTGGAAAGTCCAGAATTTTCTTTTAAAGAGGGCTAAAGAATAGTTTCAAAAGCTGACTCTTGATCACACATGCAAAACCCTCTTTACAACCTTACCCAAAGATAAAGCTCTGCAAAAATGTACACTTTGTACAGTTTCAGACATATGTACAGAGTTCTGCTTAGCTTCTCTAGGAACTTTTTAAACATATTTACAGTCTGTGCCCCTTCTCACATAGCTGCATATGTTCTTGGGAGCTTATGGCAGTGTATGCTTCCAAGATTTATTGGGGGAGGGATAGACTCAAAATGGTAGAACTACATATAAAAGAATCAGCCCTTAGGAGGATACAAGGAGGagtcagttttgtttttttgtttgttgaggTTGTAAGTCCATTTCTGTCCACTATGGACAATACACCACTGTGTCGACCGACAGATAAAGGCATTCTGTGTACACCTGAAGATCCTTCTTTTTCACACCACGCAATGCAACTTCTATTTTATCTCGAGCTCTACCTGATCAAGGGATGCCAGTTCAGACATTGCTTGGCCTAAGACCATGGCCCTTGTGCAAATGGAATACCGCCTAACATATCCGCAAGTTACTACACCAAGCCCAATCGAACGGCAGGTTAGTCCAAGACCAAAGCGCCACTCAGACGGTCTCCGAGTCCTCTTAACTTCCTCCCACATCGCTTTGAGGAAGCTGAGTCCACGTGCCTTCACATTCAGATCTACTCCCGTCTGCAAAACATCCGTGTTGGTTTACCTTCTAATAACTGACAGTTTTCACAACCAAATATTCCATGGGATTTCCAGATGTTGATTCACCCATCAGCTCAGTTTTCTAATCGCAGCAGGAACAGAGTAGTCCAAGCTGGCTCCACTCAGGGAGCGCTCTCGTGGCTCACCGGATCATGTAGGCCAAGCCTGCTCCTATGCCAGCAACGCTTGCAAAGCCAATCAGAATGTTTCTGATGCTGCCTTCTATGTCCTCCACATGGAAGAACTTAACAAATCCCTCCTGGAAGAAAGAATCGGACCATTAATTGCTTTTAAGCACCAGTACCTAAGCATGTTCTGGATATAAACATTCACATTCTAACAAGATGTTCACACAGTGAGCAAGGTTCAGAAAGATGGCTAGAGATGTTCTGCTTATCAAGAAATGGTAGAGAATGATTCACTGACACCCGAGTCTTGTCCTCCTCACCCATCCCTATCATTGGGACCCAGCATTTTAAAAGCTCCTTTTGTGGGAAAGGACAGGCAGCCATAAAGAGTACAGGCTTCTGGTGCAGGCAATGCTTCACCCTCTAGATGTGTGTCTGATTACACCTGGAAAGAATTACCAGATGAAGGGCAACGGAACAACATTCtttgtgcagaaggtcccaggttcaatccactgcacctccagttaaaaaaacctggtagcaggtgatgtgagagacctccccttgagacctgggagagccgcTGCTCATTTTGTTAGACAATACTGGCAACGATGGACCAatggataaggcagcttcacgtgttcaattAAGCCCTGCCGTGACTCACTTACCCAGGCATTGTGACTGACCAGCCATTCCCGTTTGTCTTTCACCAGAACGTCGGTGATTATCTCTGCCAAAGGAATGATGTTGCTCTCCTGGTTTATACTCTTCAGGTGTTTGGCAACAAAACCACCAAAGGAGATGAGAGTCAGAATGCGTCCCCAGTTTGTTATGCCGTCACTGAAGACGTGCGTTGCAACTTCTGAAACAGACTTCAGGTCATCCTGGTTCTTGATTTCCAACTTTTTAAGCATTCCTGAGCAAGAAAGAATGGATGAGAATCGGGGGAAGACTGAAGGAAAGACAGGCTGGCGACAGAAAGCGCCCTGCCTATTTCGAATGTCACTAAATAAAGCACCACCCTCCGTTCCAAAAAAAGAGGCTGGGAAGGGAAACTTATCTTTGTGCAAAAGTTTCCCAAACACAATAACAATCCTAGTATTTATTGAGAAAAGCGAGCAAATGAAGACGTGTTTTAGACAGCCTCAAACTAGTGCTTTCTAGACAGAAGGCTAGACCTCAGGGGGCTACACTTATTATTTAGGATATCTAAAGAGCCACAGAGCTTCTGACTTTTTCTTCAAAGCAGACTCCTCAGCACAAGTCAACAACTTCAGCAGAACTCAATGCCCTGCTATGAAGCAATTCCTCAGCACCACTTAGGACATTCAAAGGCAGCTGAAATAATTAACAGGAAGTTACTCAAACCAGTTTCAGAACCATTTCAGAACAAGGGATCTGGCACCCACAAAAGTGTTGCTTGTTTACAGAAAGGCAACCATTCAGAAGGCTTAAAGCCAAAAGAAAGCACCTGCTCACAAAACCTGTTCCCATGGAACTCAGTTCTCTTAGCCCTTTCTAGACCAGGAAAGGCGTTATTTCCCCAGCAGGAAGCCTATGCCGTTTTGATGCACAGCACCTACTCAAAAAGCTACTGCCAAGTTTCAGATATGATTTTATTATCGAGTATTCTGGTCCACTAAGAAACTGTTGAGCATCATAACATCATGACTATAGACGTAAATGCTGTGATGCCACACGAGTTCAGTTTCTGGAATATTGCAGTGAGTTGATATTTTAAGGTTATTTTGCAATTTTCAATATTCAGTATGCTATCGTAATAACATGAAAAGCCTGAAGCAAACATTGAGATTCCAGGGCAAATTCAGGAAACTGGCAGTAAAATCAGGAGGAAGTCAGTTGGCACTATTCTGTCTTTGATGACCATGTTTACAGACTTTTTCTTTCTTCGCTGGCTGGGCAGATGCAGGATGTGAGCAAGCGCTCAAGCTAATCTATAACCAGATTATCTGCATGCAAGAGAGTTTACCCCTCCTCCCAGAGAACAAAGTTCAGTTTCGTTTCTGCTAGCTCTGGTGCTTTTGAAACAGTTCTCAGCCTTAGGCAAGTCTCCCTGcagcagggggggaggggaaagaggaggaggaagtggaggcgCAGCTGAGCCACCTCCACGCACACTGCTGGCAACCTGGGTGGGCTAACCCCACTCAAAGATCAGAGCCAGGCTGACCTCGCCCCCCTGCAGAAAGGAAGGGCTGTAGGTTAATGGCAAAAGGCGGGGGGAAAAGACttttttctgcctgagatcctggaaagtcACCTTGTACCAGAACACATAAGGCTGACCATGAACAAACACTAAGGCTCTGAATCAGAAAGACTCAGCTTCATGTTGAAAGGGTAGGGTAGTGGCACTTGGATATGAAGGGCCATGGGGCCCCACGGCCCTTCACATCCAAGTGCCACTACCCTTTTGACACCCCTCAACtaaatgtatttcatttatagcccattTTCCTCCCCCTTAAGTAGCTGACAATATTCGCCCTTTTCCCATCTTTACCCTCACAACCCTACAAGGCAGGTTTGACACTAGAAACGCCCCAAGCTTGCAcgagactggggattcaaacctggcccgtgtcattctcctttcctccacaacagccctgagaggtaggttaggctgagggcaTGCAACTGGCCGAAAGTTACTCAGCATCTATGGCAGATTTGAGCCTGGCCTTCCTAAACCCGTCCTACACTGTATCCTACCCCCCTGTATACACTGTATTGCACTGTATACACTCCCCTATcccagtcataccctctcagcccgacctacctcacagggttcttgtgaggctaaaatggagaaggcTGTAAAGTGCTTTGGGGaggagggctgtcatagagaggatggtgcagttgttttctgtggcctaagaaggtcagaccagaaccaacgggttgaaatgaaatcaagagagtttccggaTAAACATTAGCAAGAACTTCCTgaccgttagagcagttcctcagtgaaacaagcttccttgggaggtggtgggctctccttctttggaggtttttaagcagatactagatggccatctgacagcaatgctgattctgtaaacttaggcagatcacaagagggagggcaggaaggggtgagCGAGTGATccgctctcatggccctttcttgcatgcccactttggggccaggaagcaattttcctcctggaCAGATTGCCCAAGGATTCTGGAGAggctttttgccttcctctgggcatagagtgggggtcactggggatgtgaacTTCTTGCATTTTgcaaggggttgggctagatgactctTGGGGTCCCCTTCCACCTCAATAATTCTGAatactttaacacacacacactcacatgcttttatatatatgcatatgtatatacacacacacgtcgATGACTCTATGtacttaaatatatatacacatgtatGTATGGACATACATAGACACTCACATATacccatgtacacacacacatatatacatataaatacacaGCTCGGTTctttagtactttaatatatatacacacacgcacatatacaCTCATATACAGACATCGAGCTCTGTGTGTATTTGTATGCTTACACATATAAGCATGTGTAAGCATACAAATACACACAGAGCTCGATTCTATATACTATATATACATACCCCCCACACACGTACATATCTAGGCCCTCATATACACACGCTTTCAGAAACCgatacccccccccacactcgcGCGAGACCACCCCCCTGTCGCCCGCCCACCTTGGAAGGCCAGCCGGTGCTTCTCGAGGACTCCGTCGCCCACCCTGCGCAGCGTCTCCACCGTCCGGGCCACGCGGGCCGAGGAGggggccggggcggcggcggcggagggcccGAAGCGCCCCAGCAGCGCGCCCAGGGCCTTGGCGCGgccctcggcggcggcggcgcctccccctccccccctcttggCCCCCTCGGCGTCGGCGACCTCCAGCAAGTAGCGCAGGACCACCTCCAGCGTCTCGGCGCGCAGGCCGTCCCCGCCCTCGGGGGCCGCGGCGCCCTTCCcggcctcctccgccgccgcctcgccgTCGTCGTCGGCCGGGGAGGCGAGGGAGGCGGTGGGCGAGGGAACGGGCGAGGGGCCGCGCTCGGGCTGCCGGGCCTCCTCCGCGTCAGCCTCGCAGCCGTCCAGCTCCTCCTCGGGCAGCGGCAGTTTGGCGGGCCTCAACGGCTGAGGCGCCGACCAGCCAATCAGCGAGCGGGGCGCCCCTTCGAGGGGCCCAATCAGCGCCCGGGGGGCCCCGGCGCGAGGCCCCCCGCCAATCAGCGGCCGCGCCCCctcagagggggcccagaggccGCGGCccgaagccgccgccgccgcgcctgccGCGGGGCTCCCTCCGCCGGCGGGGGCCGCTGCCGGCTCTGGGGCCACCGCCGGGGAGCCCCCGCAGTACAGGTTCAACCCGATCATCTTCTGCTTGAGGGACAACATGGCGGAGTCCACAGAAGCGGCTGCGTCTATCTCGGGGGGCGgcggaggccgcccagccgctcGGCTTTTATAAGGCGGCGTGACGGGAAGACGCACGGAGGGGCGTGGCCGGATCAAGGTTCGGGAAATGTCTCGCCAGCCTGGCAAAGCGAGGGTGGGCGGGGCGACGCGGGATGATTGGCAGGGGCAGGGCCAGACGGGAAGGGGCGGGGCCGCCAGGGAGAGGAAACGcgtttcaatggggggggggtggagtaggAAAAAGCTTAAAAGTTTAATAAAGACCAACAAATAAATGCTGAGATATAATTACAATCCCAACCTCCCCTTTACCGTTTAAAAAATGATTTATCCGCAAGACCAAGAAGTGTTTGCAATGCGCGATTTTGCAGTTTGCCTGCGGGTTTAATTTCAATGCGAATATTGTGCATTGCAGCGTGTGCGAGGTCTAATAATATAGAAAACTTTTAAACCTTtaacaaaaccttttttttaacgTTCAAAAGTTTTCATAtataattctctccccccccccgcccccaaaggaAAAATTCCTCGCCGTCTGCGTGAGTCATGTATGGAGCAGTCGGGCAGGGTGTTGGCCCTTCCTTCGTTATGTCAGTTtcctatggggaggggggggggagttaaaaagcattttctttTCCCAAGCCCCACAAATGAAAAACCCGAAACAAAGGCTGgggtttcccaccatttcccTGCTGCTGCCACCCAGGACGGTAATCACCTAATAGACCCAGGCATGCTGAGCCCCCGGGGGAGGGGAAGTGTCACTGGGGAATCCACCACTTGGAATTTAATCTGATTTAACGCATAGTtcgattgtggaactccctgccccaggatgtggtgatggctgccaacttggaaggcttgaagagaggagtggacatgttcttggagcagagggctatccgtggctactagtaaaaatagatattaGTCAtaatgtatacctattctctccatggtcagaggagcatgtcaaATATATTAAgcacccaggcaggatggtgctgctgcagttgtcttatttgtgggcttcctggatgcacctggttggccactgtgaatggactgctggacttaataggcctttgtctgatccagcagggcctttcttatgttcttatgaccctgcttagatctgacaagatcgggcatTCCTGGGTTGTCCAGGTCAAAGCAAGGgctgaacagaggtagtttgccattacctgcctctgcgtaggagCCCTGGTATCTCCCATttaaatactaactagggccgaccctgcttagcttccaagatctggcgaaTCTTTTGGTCAGCCTCGTTCACCTCGTTCGGAATACCAAGTAAGCATTTTGGagatgaacacatgcagctgccttatattgaatcagacccttggtgtatcaaagtccgtattggctactcagatcagcagcggctctccggggtctcaggcaggggtctttcacatcacctacttgcctggttcctttaactggagatgccggggattgaacctgggaccttctgcatgccaagcagatgctctaccagtgagctacGGCcctgaagggaggaagggaaggcagtggaGGTGAGGGTTTCAAGGGTCCTagagaagagggaaagagggggcAAGATTGGAACAAAGCCAGCTGATAAAGGAAGGGAGGGTTGGCAATCCCCCTTTCCATTTTTGGGGGCATATTTCCGACAATGGTCCTCTTCCTGGTGGGCGTCTCAGTGCCATATAGTGCTTTCAGTGTTACAAATAATGTTCCGGAGGCAGGACAGCTCGGATTGTCCCAGATGATGCTAATcaggaataagaagaagagttggtttttatatgccgactttctctaccacttaagggagaatcaaactggcttacaatcaccttcccttcccctccccacaacagacaccctgtgaggtaggtgaggctgagagagctgtgacaagcccaaggtcacccagcaggcttcatgtgtaggggtggggaaacaaatccagttcaccagattagcctctgctgctcatgtggagaagtggggaatcaaacccggttctccagatcagattccaccgctccaaaccaccgttcttaaccactataccagggaCTCGAGATCTTCCTGTCTCGGATGGGATTatactctcaccctccagctttagcagatgaccccgtattctagtattatgggagagggagaaggcccATTGATAAAATAAGGTGTTTTTAAACTGACCAAATGGCTGCTGATTGaggacacatgaacatatgaagctcccttataatgaatcagaccctgggtccatcaaagtcagtattgtctactcataccggcagcggctctccagggtctcaggcagtggtcttttacatcacctacttgcctggtccctttagctggagatgctggggattgagcctgggaccttctgcatgccaagcagatgctctgccactgagccacagcccctccccatttactTTAGGGGCTCATCAAATGAAAAGACGGGGGCCTTGTCTGCACCACAGACTACTgctggctccccccctccccaagctgccaACACAAAAGCAAGACAGATGTTTGTAGAGAGCAGTGAGTACAGTAGTGGGACTTTTGGGTTGCCCAGCTGGGAGCAGGACCTGCCCCATGAACTCACATCTTCTCTACTAGTGAGGGGCCGtagcccagtggtagagcctctgcttggcgtacacaaggtcccaggttcaatccccggcacctccagttaaaagaccagtcaagttggtgatgggaaagacctttctctgcctgagaccctggagagttgctgctggtctgagtagacaatactgatctggaAAGCCTAGTGGTCtgatctaaggcagcttcattgggaggtttgtggctcagtggtagggtatCTGCGggacacacagaaggtcccagtttccatccccagcatctgcagttgaCAGAATCAGATATTGGAGAGGGGACATgggtctgtggtagagcatctgcttggcatgcagaaggtcccaggcaccatccccagcatctccggttaaaaggaccaggcacaaggtgatgcgaaagacctctgcctaagaccctggagagcctctgccagtctgagtagacaatactgaccttgatggaccaaaggtctgattcagtttaagtcagcttcatgtatgttcaagtGTCAACCATTCAAGAaatggcagtaggtgatgggaaagacctttccctgcctgagaccctggagagctgctgccggtctgagtagttgATACTGACCTGGAAaggccaatggtctgatacaaggcagtttcattgggagggctgtggctcagtggtagatcatctgcttggcaggcagaaggtcccaggttcaatccccagcatctccagttaaaaagggccaggcagtaggtgctgtgaaagacctctgcctgagaccctggagagccgctgccagtctgagtagacaatactgaccttcatgggccaaaggtctgtctggttcagcataagtcagcttcatatatgttcagGTGTCAACCATTCAAAAAGTGAACCAGGCAGAGctggtgccagtctgagtaggcaagactgaccttgatggaccaaatgcCTGATTCAGTATTAGCCAGCTCCATGTGTTTTCATGTGACTAGGGTTTTGcagaacaaaaaacagcagggaaGACGTCTCTGTAATGATTCACatggaaggaggggaaagagttCTTAATGGATGAAGCAATAAATGAATTTTTAGCCCAAGATTAATTAGATCAGCAAGTTTGGATACTCGAAAGCTCCCTGTTAGAAGGAAAGGCCATCttcaatattttattttccaTCAAATCTATCCTGGCTTCAGTAAGTAAAATAAGTACAAGACCCTTCGGTATTGCAGAAGGGTGTTTTGGCTTCTTTTGCAACTGAGTGTCATCAGCTTCAGGTGCTGGGAGTtctcaccattaaaaaaaaacccgtaTCAGCTTTAAACTGGCATTTGGACAGATACTAAATGGAAGGAATTATGAGGAACTAAGCATATGCAGTATAGTGCTAAGTCATTCTATGACATAGAATCAAAGTGTTGATagagggtcatccagtccaaccccctgcacaatgcaggaaattcacaactacctccccccccagtgacccctactccatgcccagaagatggccaagatgccctccctttcatcatctgcctaaggtcatagaatcagcattgctgattagTTGGCTAATTGGAGTAAAAATTTGTGATCTGAGGTACATTTACCCCGAAGAGGAATTTTACAAAACAGTCCCGTAAAACGTTTTTTAATTTGTACtaaccaaaatttaaaaattattacaaaacaGTGAGAAACCTTTTTCATTTCCTGAAGGGTGGGGAGATGGCCATTCTGTAGAAGTAGCTGTTAATCACACCCCTCCCCAACACTAACTGAAACACACAAATCCTGCATAAGACAGAGAGTATCAGAAAAACATGTTTGTGCTTATGTGAGCAAGGAAGGAGATTAATTTTAGGTGTGCGCTAGTCTGCAGAAAACACGGGGCAAAATTATCTAGTGGGCTGTGGCAGGACGTcactccctgccccccacccctgccagtcAGCAAACCCCCATTTGAAGATCACCTGTTGAAAAATCTCAATGAAAAGGCAGCACATTACTGTTGTGTTTGAACATTTTCTGCGGGCCGACACGGTTACCTGCAATTGCGCGACTGGATCTTGTGAAACGCAGGTGCGATAGAGTTTTGTTTGCACATTGATGGGATGCGGAAGAGCCCCTGCTAAGGAAGCCCCCCAAGATTCAGCTCTGGGCTTATTTCCTGTTTTGGGAAACCTCCCCTGAGGTTTGCGATATAGCAGGCGGAAAAATTTAAGACAGGATTCCACTAAAATTCCGTATGGCCCCTGAAGGCACTTCCAGCAGGACAAAAGGAGACGGCCCATATTGGTCTACTTCAAGGCAATTAAATCCACCACTTCCCCACCTAAAATTCCAGAGATGTCTCAATGATTAAAGCTGATAACTAGTCCTAATGGCGTAGAAGGATCCAGTTGGCATTCGCCCTTATCATAGGCCCATTATTTCCTGTAGACACAACTATTTGACATTCCCGGTCTTTTGTCTCCCTTCAGGTAATTCCTGCCACATACCCCTTTTCTTGTGTAAATCACTTTTCCTGTTCTGATTATTTTCCTGCCTAGCAGTTAAAATTCAAATTGGccgtggtggtagaaagtgccttcaagttgcggCAGACTCATGCCAACCCagtagggcagggagctgttcctggtggcagcagaggataggactcgcaataatgggtttaaattgcgggcagagaggtaccggctggatattagggggaaaatttttttacagtaagagttggtcgacagtggaatcagctatctagggaggtgatgagctctccctcattggcagtctttaagcagaggctggcgaacacttgtcagggatgctttaggctgatcctgcattgagcagggggttggactagatggcctctatggcccctttcaactctatgattctatcacttccTCGGTGGACTCCCATACAAGTATTAAGCAGGGCGActgggcttagcttctgagatctggtgagattgggcccgcctgggccatccaggtgaggacaAAATCCAAATTGGCTAATA encodes the following:
- the MCL1 gene encoding induced myeloid leukemia cell differentiation protein Mcl-1; the encoded protein is MLSLKQKMIGLNLYCGGSPAVAPEPAAAPAGGGSPAAGAAAAASGRGLWAPSEGARPLIGGGPRAGAPRALIGPLEGAPRSLIGWSAPQPLRPAKLPLPEEELDGCEADAEEARQPERGPSPVPSPTASLASPADDDGEAAAEEAGKGAAAPEGGDGLRAETLEVVLRYLLEVADAEGAKRGGGGGAAAAEGRAKALGALLGRFGPSAAAAPAPSSARVARTVETLRRVGDGVLEKHRLAFQGMLKKLEIKNQDDLKSVSEVATHVFSDGITNWGRILTLISFGGFVAKHLKSINQESNIIPLAEIITDVLVKDKREWLVSHNAWEGFVKFFHVEDIEGSIRNILIGFASVAGIGAGLAYMIR